In one Chitinophaga sancti genomic region, the following are encoded:
- a CDS encoding outer membrane beta-barrel protein: protein MKNPLSVLLFCFGKFLFLSSLQSLGQDRISGQVINKSNKSIQDVSVILFSKTDGHVLKTSITNADGYFEISSDHLLNNDLKFTHLNYDERIIHLDTEALKNGIITVLLDEASRRNLKEVQVTTRKQLIERKIDRTIFNVENSIAVIGGDAMDALSKAPGVRVGSNNSISIIGKNTIKVLINDKLIRLSGDDLVNYLKSIPAADLSRIEVITNPPSKYDAEGNSGLINIVTRKVKREGFYGNVRMNFIKTVYQSENGGVSFSYVKDRMTLTGGINGNHNRTYSTNTKRTFYPEQLWDESANKIRKNRSISGSIGLDYKINSKQLIGFQYNASFPGNDDKASSLTTVGSHEKLKPDSLITTNSLTSSRIQNHSFNIHHEIEIDTAGKGVFTDADYFYYTKGSNGIYSSYTQNDAMSDPAHMSGALNQTPQKIKLMSAQTEFRYPVRNYKLSWGAKISMIRNNSNSNFYIENADTLLLDTSRTFKFRYKENTEALFFSGNRSFGKLEVQLGLRAEYTQINGVSETYNQENEAFYLKIFPTAYFLYRFDDEQSLSLTYGRRISRPEYSRLNPFRYYSSPYSYSEGNPYLLPSYSNNFEISHNYKDLVTSQGFVSILYNGFDQIGIPDKNTNIIGIVQRNFLKVTSCGINETINTTYSSWLESYHEISVYYNSAVSSNINTPKKVDGWGAYLSTSNTITFNKKKTILGSADFWFQFPEISGVDKVESYYSLDLGLKLLLLHKKLTVIINGTDLLKTNKVYFGSITNSIVQNYGGYSGARSVRLSFSYKFGAAIKSQRKKNSVSNDSEKKRI from the coding sequence ATGAAAAATCCATTAAGTGTTCTCCTGTTCTGTTTTGGAAAATTCCTATTTCTCTCTTCATTGCAAAGTTTGGGGCAGGATAGAATTTCCGGACAGGTTATCAATAAAAGCAATAAAAGTATACAGGATGTGTCGGTCATTTTATTCAGCAAAACAGACGGACATGTGCTAAAAACTTCGATAACGAATGCTGATGGTTATTTTGAAATCAGCTCAGATCATTTACTGAATAACGATTTAAAATTTACTCATTTAAATTATGATGAACGTATCATTCATCTTGATACCGAAGCCCTGAAAAATGGTATAATCACTGTATTATTGGATGAGGCTTCACGCCGCAACCTAAAGGAAGTTCAGGTTACAACGAGAAAACAGCTGATTGAGCGGAAAATTGACCGCACTATTTTTAACGTGGAGAATAGTATAGCTGTTATAGGAGGAGACGCGATGGATGCCTTGAGTAAAGCTCCAGGCGTAAGGGTAGGAAGCAATAATTCAATCAGTATAATCGGTAAAAACACGATAAAAGTACTAATAAATGACAAGTTGATACGATTATCTGGTGATGATCTGGTCAATTATCTGAAATCAATTCCGGCGGCAGACCTCAGCAGAATAGAAGTCATTACAAATCCACCTTCGAAATATGACGCTGAGGGAAATTCCGGCCTAATCAACATAGTTACCAGAAAGGTAAAGCGTGAGGGGTTTTATGGAAATGTGAGAATGAATTTCATTAAGACGGTATATCAATCTGAAAACGGGGGAGTGTCATTTTCATATGTCAAGGATAGAATGACGTTAACCGGAGGCATAAATGGTAATCATAACAGGACGTATTCCACCAATACAAAACGGACTTTTTACCCGGAACAATTATGGGATGAGTCGGCAAACAAAATAAGAAAGAACAGGAGTATTTCAGGATCGATAGGTCTTGATTATAAAATCAATAGCAAACAGCTGATCGGGTTTCAATATAATGCTTCATTCCCAGGAAATGATGATAAAGCATCCTCTCTGACAACTGTTGGGTCGCATGAAAAACTAAAACCCGATTCTTTAATTACAACTAATTCTTTGACGTCATCAAGAATACAAAACCATAGTTTTAATATTCATCACGAAATCGAAATCGATACTGCAGGAAAAGGTGTTTTTACTGATGCTGACTACTTTTATTATACGAAAGGATCCAATGGGATATATAGTAGTTATACACAGAATGATGCAATGTCTGATCCGGCTCATATGTCAGGAGCATTGAATCAAACGCCACAGAAAATAAAATTAATGTCGGCACAGACCGAATTCAGATACCCTGTCAGAAATTATAAACTTTCGTGGGGAGCTAAGATTTCTATGATCAGGAATAACAGCAATTCGAATTTCTACATTGAAAATGCAGACACATTGTTGCTGGACACTTCAAGGACATTTAAATTCCGCTATAAGGAGAATACAGAGGCACTTTTTTTCAGCGGGAACAGAAGTTTCGGAAAGTTAGAAGTACAATTAGGTTTAAGGGCAGAGTATACACAGATCAATGGAGTGTCTGAAACTTACAATCAGGAAAACGAAGCGTTCTATCTGAAGATCTTCCCAACTGCGTATTTCCTATATAGGTTTGATGATGAACAATCATTATCTCTCACCTATGGAAGGCGGATAAGCAGGCCCGAATATTCAAGGTTAAATCCTTTCAGATATTATTCAAGTCCTTACTCTTATTCGGAGGGTAATCCATACTTACTTCCCTCTTACAGCAATAACTTTGAAATCTCACATAATTATAAAGACTTAGTAACGTCGCAGGGGTTTGTAAGCATACTTTACAATGGTTTTGATCAGATCGGAATTCCGGATAAGAATACTAACATCATAGGAATTGTGCAACGTAATTTTCTTAAAGTTACCAGTTGCGGTATTAATGAAACAATAAATACTACCTATTCCAGCTGGTTGGAGAGTTACCATGAAATATCGGTATATTATAACAGTGCGGTTTCGTCCAATATCAATACCCCTAAAAAAGTTGATGGCTGGGGGGCGTATTTATCTACGAGTAACACAATAACATTCAATAAAAAGAAAACCATTTTGGGAAGTGCCGATTTCTGGTTCCAATTTCCGGAGATAAGTGGGGTAGATAAAGTAGAAAGCTATTATAGTTTGGATTTGGGACTAAAACTATTACTTCTTCACAAGAAATTGACTGTAATTATTAATGGAACTGATTTGCTTAAGACAAACAAAGTATATTTTGGTAGCATTACAAATTCCATTGTACAAAATTATGGAGGCTATTCCGGCGCCAGGTCTGTTAGACTATCTTTTTCTTATAAGTTTGGTGCCGCTATAAAATCACAGCGGAAGAAAAATTCTGTTAGTAACGATAGTGAAAAGAAACGGATATAA
- a CDS encoding radical SAM/SPASM domain-containing protein, with the protein MVTDYKKSFYLVSSNSLKFDNDYSERLIFSTRTSSLLLIREDHYQEFNEERFGEIPEQVLDELIKIQAVVPKEQDELDYVISANNAAIEGNETLDIVIQPGASCQLGCHYCGQQHTSKYMDKNLQEKVVNRIRLKIEASGCKQLNVTWYGAEPLMAVNHVYEMSEALLLVCKEYNISYTASMVTNGLSLKHNIFLNLIQKYQIKTFQITLDGIAAYHDLNRYTKKEKGPTFSIIFNNILAIVNAPGFKELDANIVIRCNVDTNNVDGLNEFIDLLAEHKLQKKISFYLVPIHNWGDNGIENSKGVVKDNFSVAEIDWMMKLLQLGFDVEILPERTKIVCSAVKKHSEVYDAYGTVSTCWEVPYTPLYNQTKFEIGHLNVPFEEDVSKTPMRNWNNDVKNSDDSTCMKCNLLPVCGGSCPIHWLSGTPACPSFKFNMQDRLVLQYLRSKKVI; encoded by the coding sequence ATGGTTACTGATTATAAAAAATCATTTTACCTGGTGTCTTCTAATTCTCTGAAATTTGATAATGATTACTCCGAAAGGCTGATCTTCTCGACCAGGACAAGTTCGCTTTTGTTGATACGTGAAGATCATTATCAGGAATTCAATGAGGAAAGGTTTGGAGAAATTCCTGAACAGGTTTTAGATGAGTTGATTAAGATCCAGGCCGTTGTGCCAAAGGAACAGGATGAATTGGATTATGTAATATCGGCGAATAATGCTGCTATTGAAGGAAATGAAACGCTGGATATTGTAATTCAGCCAGGAGCTTCCTGTCAGCTCGGTTGTCATTATTGCGGACAGCAGCATACCAGTAAGTATATGGATAAAAATCTGCAGGAGAAGGTAGTTAACAGAATACGGTTAAAGATTGAAGCATCCGGATGTAAACAGTTAAATGTAACATGGTATGGGGCCGAACCTCTAATGGCAGTCAATCATGTTTATGAAATGAGTGAAGCGCTGTTACTTGTCTGCAAAGAATATAATATCAGTTATACAGCAAGCATGGTGACAAACGGATTGAGTTTAAAACACAACATTTTCTTAAATCTTATTCAGAAATACCAGATTAAAACCTTTCAGATAACGTTGGACGGGATTGCAGCTTATCATGATTTGAACAGGTATACGAAGAAGGAAAAAGGACCAACATTTTCTATCATCTTCAATAATATTCTTGCTATTGTGAATGCACCCGGATTTAAGGAGCTGGATGCAAATATTGTGATAAGATGCAATGTGGATACAAATAACGTTGATGGACTTAATGAATTTATTGATCTGCTGGCAGAGCATAAATTGCAAAAGAAAATTAGTTTTTACCTTGTTCCTATTCATAACTGGGGTGATAATGGTATTGAAAATAGCAAGGGTGTGGTAAAAGACAATTTTTCAGTTGCAGAGATTGACTGGATGATGAAACTTCTACAACTTGGGTTTGACGTAGAAATATTGCCGGAAAGGACAAAGATTGTTTGTAGTGCGGTGAAGAAACATTCTGAGGTATATGATGCGTATGGAACTGTTTCTACATGCTGGGAGGTACCCTATACCCCATTGTATAACCAGACGAAGTTTGAAATTGGACATCTGAATGTACCGTTTGAAGAAGATGTAAGTAAGACCCCAATGAGGAACTGGAATAATGATGTAAAGAACAGCGATGATTCTACCTGTATGAAATGCAATTTATTACCAGTGTGTGGGGGTAGCTGCCCTATACATTGGTTAAGCGGAACACCAGCTTGTCCTTCCTTTAAGTTTAATATGCAGGATCGCCTCGTATTACAATATCTCAGGAGTAAAAAAGTAATCTAA
- a CDS encoding peptidase domain-containing ABC transporter: MFISKKRTAFYRQYDAMDCGSTCLKMIASHYGKEYPLDFLREISFIGREGVSLLNLSYAAEKIGFKSLRAKLTINALIKDCPLPCILHWNQNHFVVLYSVRKSLNGKVKSFKIGDPAHGMLTVDKEEFCRRWLTTAHNEGVALLLDTTPEFYKRNDENKSRKSASDYIYRYLKPHYRYIFQFLVGMLASSGISLMFPFLTQALIDHGVGDKNIKYVYLILFSQLFLFFGMFAIQMVQSWLMLHINIRISLNIISDFLIKLLNLPIKYFDTKTVGDISQRLNDHHRIEDFLTGVTLNTVLSIINIVVYSVVLMFYSTSIIIIFWGFTLLALGWIFIFQKKRKNIDYKRFRLNKDNQDKLTELIYGMQEIKLYGAERSKRWEWEHLQIKSFKLNMKSLTIEQYQKFGYVFLTQIKNIIITFIAAGAVIQGELSLGMLLSISYIIGQTNGPIEQLVAFIKSAQDASLSINRMNEIHAQKNEVAENIDNGGENSARETDYSQQDIEVANVSFQYEGPKSPMILKNINLIIRQGSITAIVGASGSGKTTLMKLLLGYYTPSNGKIYVGNVELKNIEPAEWRNRCGTIMQEGYIFSDTIARNIALGRDDIDHERMRMAVHTANIEEFIKGKPLGYTTKIGNNGVGVSGGQKQRIFIARAVYKNPAYIFLDEATSSLDANNEKEIMEKLDVFFEDKTVVIIAHRLSTVKNADQIIVLDNGEIVERGNHRELIRMKGVYFKLIRNQLELGE; encoded by the coding sequence TTGTTTATAAGCAAAAAAAGAACGGCTTTTTATCGGCAGTATGACGCAATGGATTGTGGTTCTACTTGTTTGAAAATGATAGCCAGCCATTATGGTAAAGAATATCCGCTGGATTTCTTAAGGGAAATTTCGTTTATAGGCAGAGAAGGTGTCAGTTTATTAAACTTAAGTTATGCTGCAGAAAAAATCGGCTTTAAATCGCTCAGAGCAAAGCTGACCATTAATGCCTTAATAAAAGACTGTCCCCTACCCTGTATATTACATTGGAATCAGAACCATTTTGTTGTTCTTTATTCTGTAAGAAAGTCACTCAATGGGAAGGTCAAATCTTTCAAAATAGGCGATCCAGCACATGGAATGTTGACGGTTGACAAAGAAGAGTTTTGTCGCCGGTGGCTGACTACAGCTCATAATGAAGGAGTGGCTTTATTGTTGGATACTACTCCCGAGTTTTATAAAAGGAACGATGAGAATAAAAGCCGGAAGAGTGCATCCGATTACATTTACAGATATTTAAAACCTCATTACAGGTATATATTTCAGTTCCTGGTTGGCATGCTTGCATCCAGTGGTATTTCATTAATGTTCCCTTTTTTGACACAAGCGCTTATTGATCATGGGGTGGGTGATAAGAATATCAAATATGTATATTTAATACTTTTCTCGCAACTTTTTCTTTTTTTTGGCATGTTTGCCATCCAGATGGTACAAAGCTGGTTAATGCTTCATATTAATATCCGGATCAGTCTTAATATTATTTCTGATTTTTTGATTAAGTTATTAAACCTGCCGATAAAATATTTTGATACAAAAACGGTCGGAGATATTTCCCAAAGACTTAACGACCATCACAGGATCGAGGATTTTTTAACAGGGGTAACCCTTAACACCGTCCTGTCAATAATAAATATTGTTGTCTATTCTGTTGTGCTAATGTTTTATAGCACTTCCATAATAATTATTTTCTGGGGCTTTACACTACTTGCACTGGGTTGGATCTTTATTTTTCAGAAGAAACGTAAGAATATAGATTATAAGCGTTTCCGACTGAACAAAGATAACCAGGATAAGCTTACGGAGTTAATATACGGAATGCAGGAAATTAAGTTATATGGTGCAGAAAGATCTAAAAGATGGGAATGGGAGCATCTTCAGATAAAGTCTTTCAAACTGAATATGAAAAGTCTGACTATTGAACAATATCAGAAATTCGGATATGTATTCCTCACGCAGATAAAAAATATCATTATCACATTTATTGCTGCAGGAGCAGTTATACAGGGAGAATTATCACTTGGTATGTTGTTGAGCATCTCATATATAATTGGCCAGACTAACGGTCCGATTGAGCAGCTTGTTGCCTTTATAAAGTCTGCGCAGGATGCCTCTTTAAGTATTAATCGTATGAATGAGATCCACGCGCAAAAAAATGAAGTTGCAGAAAATATTGATAATGGTGGAGAGAATAGCGCCAGGGAAACTGATTATTCACAGCAGGATATTGAAGTAGCGAATGTTTCCTTTCAGTATGAAGGCCCCAAATCGCCTATGATATTGAAAAACATTAACCTGATAATCCGTCAGGGCAGTATTACCGCAATAGTGGGCGCCAGTGGCAGTGGAAAGACCACACTTATGAAATTATTATTGGGATACTACACACCCTCGAATGGAAAAATTTATGTGGGCAATGTGGAGTTAAAAAACATTGAACCAGCTGAATGGAGAAACCGGTGTGGTACTATCATGCAAGAAGGATATATATTTTCGGACACGATTGCCAGGAATATTGCATTGGGAAGAGATGATATCGATCATGAAAGAATGAGGATGGCTGTACACACCGCTAATATAGAGGAGTTTATTAAAGGAAAACCTTTGGGTTATACTACAAAAATAGGAAATAATGGTGTAGGGGTCAGTGGAGGGCAAAAGCAAAGGATCTTTATAGCCAGGGCTGTTTATAAAAACCCTGCATATATTTTTCTCGACGAAGCCACTAGTAGTCTGGATGCAAATAATGAAAAGGAAATTATGGAGAAACTCGATGTGTTCTTTGAAGATAAAACGGTAGTAATTATCGCACATAGGCTTAGTACTGTAAAGAATGCAGATCAGATCATTGTCTTGGACAATGGAGAAATAGTGGAAAGGGGAAATCACAGGGAGTTGATTCGAATGAAAGGAGTTTATTTCAAACTAATAAGAAATCAACTTGAATTAGGAGAATAA
- a CDS encoding galactosyltransferase-related protein, with product MEILLFNLKRLSVAREDIHILIGYDPSRGPNPLYTRPSPPLSDSACFYFYEDTRINKTYEPTIRPHIIKKHFLQHPDLNNQCIFYHDADIIFREMPDFSAMTNDDYWYVSDTLTYTSADAIKKAGKIVLEEMCFVLKIPVHLVEQNSIHSGGAQYLMKGLTYEYWDKIEYDSLKLYLHLKKNKDRYVQLFAEQTLKSKDDYDSVIEWCSDMWAVLWNAFDAGFKVKVSKELDFCWPKDELKKWHEVKIFHNAGLDKHEAWEYFFKGDYISTFPFNVSLDYVRKDKCTYMYVKEIENYKESKKIDLCDVTFLIPVRIDSGDRLLNVITTTSYLFKHFKTNIILTEADKEQRIDSKKLPPNVEYSFIYDTNRWFHRTRYNNYMVEKVKTPIIVLHDVDVIINPDQLLQAANAIRNGEAKISLPFDGCFKMCRSKTQVNLFRKQLDVKILETEESFIAREKACGGCVMIDKATFIECGKENESFYKWGPEDIERVRRLEIMGYKAKWIDAGHLYHLQHEVFENSEYTSDEEYAELMKIQLSIIGMTKQELKEHILLWK from the coding sequence TTGGAGATCTTACTTTTTAATTTAAAAAGACTTTCAGTTGCCAGAGAAGATATCCATATACTAATTGGATATGATCCATCCAGAGGGCCAAATCCCTTATATACCAGGCCATCTCCCCCCCTGTCTGATTCCGCCTGCTTCTATTTTTATGAGGATACCCGGATTAATAAGACTTATGAACCAACTATCAGGCCGCATATAATTAAGAAGCATTTTCTTCAACACCCGGATCTCAATAACCAGTGTATATTTTATCACGATGCGGATATTATATTCAGAGAGATGCCGGATTTTTCTGCCATGACAAATGATGACTATTGGTATGTTTCTGATACGCTTACCTATACCAGTGCCGATGCTATAAAAAAGGCCGGTAAGATTGTACTGGAAGAAATGTGTTTTGTTTTAAAAATCCCTGTTCATTTGGTTGAACAAAATTCCATTCATTCAGGGGGAGCACAATATTTAATGAAGGGGCTTACATATGAATATTGGGATAAAATAGAGTATGATAGCCTCAAACTTTACCTGCATCTGAAAAAGAATAAAGACAGGTATGTGCAGCTTTTTGCTGAGCAAACGCTTAAAAGTAAAGATGATTATGATAGCGTAATAGAATGGTGTTCAGATATGTGGGCCGTTCTCTGGAATGCATTTGATGCAGGATTTAAAGTGAAGGTTTCAAAAGAGCTGGATTTCTGCTGGCCGAAAGATGAGCTTAAAAAGTGGCATGAGGTGAAGATCTTTCATAATGCAGGTTTAGATAAGCACGAGGCATGGGAGTATTTTTTTAAAGGTGATTATATAAGTACGTTTCCTTTTAATGTTTCCCTGGATTATGTAAGAAAGGATAAGTGTACATATATGTATGTAAAGGAAATAGAGAATTATAAAGAATCAAAAAAGATCGATTTATGTGATGTCACATTTCTGATTCCTGTGAGAATAGATTCGGGAGACAGGTTATTAAATGTAATCACTACCACCAGTTATTTATTCAAACACTTTAAAACTAATATAATACTTACTGAAGCCGATAAAGAACAAAGAATTGATTCAAAAAAGCTACCTCCAAATGTGGAATATTCATTTATATATGATACAAATAGGTGGTTTCATAGGACAAGGTACAATAACTATATGGTTGAAAAAGTTAAAACACCAATTATAGTATTGCATGATGTAGATGTTATTATTAATCCGGATCAACTATTGCAGGCTGCGAATGCCATCAGAAATGGCGAAGCAAAAATTTCGCTGCCGTTTGATGGTTGTTTCAAAATGTGTCGTTCTAAAACTCAGGTAAACCTGTTCAGAAAACAATTAGATGTTAAAATACTGGAAACCGAAGAATCTTTTATTGCCAGGGAAAAGGCCTGCGGGGGATGCGTGATGATAGATAAAGCTACTTTTATTGAATGTGGAAAGGAGAATGAATCATTTTATAAATGGGGGCCGGAAGACATTGAAAGAGTAAGGCGTTTGGAAATTATGGGATACAAAGCAAAGTGGATAGATGCTGGTCATCTTTACCATTTGCAGCACGAAGTTTTTGAAAATTCTGAATATACTTCAGATGAGGAATATGCCGAACTTATGAAAATTCAGCTAAGTATAATAGGAATGACCAAACAGGAACTTAAAGAACATATCTTATTATGGAAATGA
- a CDS encoding glycoside hydrolase family protein: MEMIISSINENLGTNSVRCEMSQYIADRFASQKYRFNSDFVRTPSAAILFFYYLSDVLATDKYEQYTRELLVDTFRILLKTKKGVNESIVSGNAWIFSHLVDKDMININLDNNLADIDLLICNDVQTKFSNNLVHGGLLSKASYLTDRLRNTACNINKHKIAESLAYVVEEIDYRLTLKDKHNITVAHLEELQRIFFYMNKLYPEKIYRVKQESIFSSVVPKVLTSFNSLIRGDISYFNLLEDMALTLGIYNSLLRFAGNKMLSEDVPDLSGYIKNINLDIIKSETIKKPYAAIKCMKLLLNIRPLYKELYEYNTLLHRLYDALSLFSLSRQPGHFSSNIGFPNIGFSGAIGIGLALLEFESNKKIDWEDVFMLYS, translated from the coding sequence ATGGAAATGATAATTTCATCTATCAATGAAAATCTGGGAACTAATAGTGTGAGATGTGAAATGTCACAGTATATAGCCGATAGATTCGCCAGTCAGAAGTATCGCTTCAATAGTGACTTCGTACGTACGCCCAGTGCTGCGATTTTATTCTTTTACTATCTTTCTGATGTATTAGCTACTGACAAGTATGAACAATACACCCGTGAACTACTTGTAGATACATTCCGGATTCTGCTAAAGACAAAGAAGGGTGTTAATGAAAGTATTGTTTCGGGTAACGCCTGGATTTTCTCGCATCTGGTTGATAAAGATATGATCAATATTAACCTTGATAATAACCTTGCGGATATTGATTTATTGATATGCAATGATGTTCAGACAAAATTCAGTAACAACCTTGTTCATGGCGGTTTGCTAAGTAAGGCCAGTTACCTCACAGACCGGTTGAGAAATACAGCATGTAATATAAACAAGCACAAAATTGCTGAGAGTCTTGCATATGTGGTTGAAGAAATTGATTACCGTTTGACACTGAAAGACAAGCACAATATTACAGTGGCGCATCTCGAAGAGTTACAAAGGATTTTCTTCTATATGAATAAGCTGTATCCTGAAAAAATTTATCGGGTCAAACAGGAAAGTATTTTTTCAAGTGTTGTTCCAAAAGTATTGACGTCCTTCAATTCTCTTATCAGGGGAGATATCAGCTATTTTAATCTTTTGGAAGATATGGCATTGACATTAGGTATATATAACTCTCTTCTGAGATTCGCCGGTAATAAGATGCTATCTGAAGATGTTCCCGATTTATCAGGTTATATTAAGAATATTAATCTGGATATTATTAAATCGGAAACAATTAAGAAGCCATACGCAGCCATTAAGTGCATGAAGCTTCTGTTAAACATAAGGCCTTTGTATAAGGAATTGTATGAGTATAATACCTTACTGCATCGTTTGTATGATGCGCTGTCTTTATTTTCACTTAGCAGGCAACCAGGGCATTTTTCCAGCAATATAGGGTTCCCGAATATTGGGTTTTCCGGAGCCATAGGGATCGGGCTTGCATTACTTGAATTTGAGTCTAATAAAAAGATAGATTGGGAAGATGTGTTTATGCTTTATTCATAA
- a CDS encoding beta-1,6-N-acetylglucosaminyltransferase: MRIAYLILAHRNISQLSTLIDLLTTDTDNFCFIHLDAKIANNRVKDLVANKVTSGKYKIIKNAIDVKWGGFSMIEASLHLIKGALKHKKIDFDYFALLSGMDLPIKDNNYIDKYLISNSGEYYLENFKIPNYDQWSGDGGKNRLEHYWFVDELGIKESTRLVKCQKDMGLKREMPRYVRQFYGGSQWWTISRRCAEFVMDFVNNNAEVYEFFKRCLIPDELFFHTIIMNSRFASRGYNNNLRCIDWASGPEFPKVFDISDFDFLITHAALYARKFDILHDADIMAKIINHIKNRPRE; the protein is encoded by the coding sequence ATGAGAATTGCATATCTGATCTTAGCCCATAGGAATATTTCACAGTTATCAACTTTAATAGACCTGCTGACAACTGATACTGATAACTTTTGCTTTATTCATCTCGACGCCAAAATAGCGAACAACAGGGTTAAAGACCTGGTAGCCAATAAGGTTACTTCGGGGAAATATAAGATAATTAAGAACGCAATAGATGTTAAATGGGGAGGATTCTCTATGATAGAAGCATCCTTACATTTAATTAAAGGGGCCTTAAAACATAAAAAAATAGATTTTGATTATTTCGCTTTATTGAGTGGAATGGACTTGCCTATAAAAGATAATAACTATATCGATAAATATCTAATTAGCAATTCAGGAGAATATTATTTGGAGAATTTCAAAATTCCTAACTACGACCAATGGAGTGGAGATGGCGGAAAGAATAGACTTGAACATTATTGGTTTGTGGATGAATTAGGTATAAAAGAATCTACAAGACTAGTTAAATGTCAGAAGGATATGGGGCTAAAAAGAGAGATGCCGCGGTATGTCCGGCAGTTTTACGGAGGATCTCAATGGTGGACAATTTCAAGAAGATGTGCGGAGTTTGTCATGGATTTTGTAAATAATAACGCGGAAGTATATGAATTTTTCAAACGATGCCTTATTCCTGACGAACTCTTCTTTCATACAATTATAATGAATTCAAGATTTGCATCACGTGGATATAATAATAACCTTCGTTGTATAGATTGGGCATCCGGACCGGAATTCCCTAAAGTTTTTGATATCAGCGATTTTGATTTCCTTATTACTCATGCTGCATTATACGCACGCAAGTTTGACATTCTCCATGATGCTGATATCATGGCTAAAATAATAAACCATATAAAAAATAGGCCGCGTGAATAA
- a CDS encoding M20 metallopeptidase family protein: protein MKLLLLLLTLVSWPPTATLQTDSLYDKLLRIRRELHANPELAGNEIHTQAYLVQHLQDLGLEVKTDIYGHGVIGIIRGAKPGRKIAWRAEMDALPNDFPDELPSLVKGVQHGCGHDVHMAIALGIAEVLAKNKASLAGTVYFIFQPEEETFRGAKGMIDQGLFNNIKPDEIYALHVTALPVGEILVKPNEMFAYQKRLRIKVKGALSPEVSSKIYTSLSRAQPNSRPWDIQLVNDPVVGLMTPNTIFKDYLVMDRNFNTYAIKDTLFLEAYLYETNKSNLQKIIPRIKSIVGDQLLSVSFIQENPTVVNDVRLTDNALRTLKNIHIDYGQVPYFNDDFAYFQQKVPGVYFLLGGSTAALNHAPGFKVDEKCMRIGVDSFSSLIMQRLK, encoded by the coding sequence ATGAAATTACTCCTGTTACTATTAACCCTGGTTAGCTGGCCCCCCACAGCCACTTTGCAGACCGACAGCCTGTACGATAAACTGCTTCGCATCAGAAGAGAATTGCATGCAAACCCAGAACTGGCAGGAAATGAAATACATACCCAGGCCTACCTCGTACAACACTTACAGGATCTTGGGCTTGAAGTGAAAACAGACATTTATGGGCATGGTGTAATTGGTATAATACGAGGAGCTAAGCCTGGCCGGAAGATTGCCTGGAGAGCAGAAATGGATGCCCTGCCGAATGATTTTCCTGATGAATTACCTTCACTGGTTAAAGGCGTGCAGCATGGCTGCGGACACGATGTGCATATGGCTATTGCACTGGGGATAGCAGAAGTGCTTGCTAAAAATAAAGCTTCCCTGGCTGGTACGGTCTATTTCATTTTTCAGCCGGAAGAGGAAACCTTTAGGGGCGCAAAAGGGATGATCGACCAGGGATTATTTAACAATATCAAACCTGATGAAATCTATGCATTGCACGTGACAGCATTACCAGTTGGGGAAATCCTCGTAAAGCCCAATGAGATGTTTGCCTATCAGAAGAGGTTAAGGATTAAAGTGAAAGGAGCGCTTTCCCCGGAAGTAAGTTCGAAAATTTATACATCATTATCCCGTGCACAACCTAATAGCCGGCCCTGGGATATACAGCTGGTGAATGACCCTGTTGTTGGCCTGATGACACCTAATACTATTTTTAAGGACTACCTGGTAATGGACAGGAACTTTAATACCTATGCCATCAAAGACACCTTATTTTTAGAAGCATATTTATACGAAACGAATAAATCGAATCTTCAAAAGATCATTCCCCGCATAAAAAGTATCGTGGGAGATCAGCTGCTTTCAGTGTCTTTTATACAGGAAAACCCGACGGTTGTAAATGATGTCAGGCTGACGGATAATGCGCTCCGTACTTTAAAAAATATCCATATTGACTATGGGCAGGTGCCTTATTTTAATGATGATTTTGCTTATTTCCAGCAAAAGGTACCAGGCGTTTATTTTCTCTTAGGTGGTTCTACTGCGGCATTGAATCACGCGCCAGGCTTTAAGGTGGACGAGAAATGTATGCGTATTGGGGTGGATAGTTTTTCTTCTTTAATCATGCAGCGATTAAAATGA